The following coding sequences are from one Panicum hallii strain FIL2 chromosome 5, PHallii_v3.1, whole genome shotgun sequence window:
- the LOC112894765 gene encoding histone deacetylase HDT2-like yields MDIARRRHWGVLVRPGETVKCNPGELYCHISQIALQDDKGNEDVRVFVKVDGNRIPIGTLSVDKYPQCKIGLVFEKEFELLHSSKTSNISALGFTFREHKIKSYSDTSTDEDDDSDEEVPLAIPLYPNADDDKSKETENGAEKPAATQFCKLKNACDVGGADDDDSDENAVDSAEVESGDDEDSNDQDGSESSDEVGEALKNATGKIRPAETPLRTPVEKKAKIATPSMGNKTGSGSTNRSGYVHVATPYPSSKQVKKTPSSSTALSEPLAIHASRAARLSTPRSGYSLQGEA; encoded by the exons ATGGATATTGCAAGACGTCGGCACTGGG GAGTTCTAGTGAGACCTGGTGAGACAGTGAAGTGTAACCCAGGAGAGTTGTATTGTCATATTTCACAG ATAGCACTGCAGGATGACAAGGGGAATGAGGATGTCAGAGTTTTTGTGAAAGTTGATGGAAATAGAATTCCAATTGGCACACTGTCGGTTGACAAATACCCTCAGTGTAAAATTGGTTTGGTATTTGAGAAGGAGTTTGAGTTACTGCACAGCTCAAAAACAAGCAACATCTCTGCTCTTGGTTTCACATTTAGGGAGCACAAGATAAA ATCTTATTCAGACACTAGTACTGACGAAG ATGATGACTCTGATGAGGAGGTTCCATTGGCTATTCCACTATATCCCAATGCAGATG ATGATAAAAGCAAAGAAACTGAAAATGGTGCAGAGAAGCCTGCTGCTACTCAGTTCTGTAAACTAAAaaatgcctgtgatgttggTGGCGCTGACGATGATGACAGTGATGAAAACGCTGTTGATTCTGCAGAGGTTGAATCTGGTGATGATGAG GATTCCAATGATCAGGATGGTAGCGAGAGTTCAGATGAAGTTGGTGAAGCTCTGAAG AATGCTACAGGCAAGATTAGGCCAGCAGAAACACCCTTGAGGACACCAGTAGAGAAGAAGGCAAAGATCGCAACACCTTCTATGGGCAACAAAACTG GCAGTGGCAGTACCAACAGAAGTGGCTATGTCCATGTTGCAACCCCGTATCCATCATCAAAGCAAGTGAAGAAGACACCTTCATCATCGACAGCTCTAAGCGAGCCACTGGCTATTCATGCAAGTCGTGCAGCAA GGCTTTCAACTCCTCGGTCTGGATACTCACTGCAAGGTGAAGCATAA